The following are encoded in a window of Scleropages formosus chromosome 7, fSclFor1.1, whole genome shotgun sequence genomic DNA:
- the zbtb14 gene encoding zinc finger and BTB domain-containing protein 14 — protein sequence MSETIKYVDEEHKTIFLKILNEQRLEGEHCDIAVVVEDVKFRAHRCVLAACSNYFKKLFKKHEVDNSSVIEIDFIRSDIFEEVLNYMYTAKISVKKKDVNLMMSSGQILGIRFLDKLCSQKRDMSPPEEKTDSVNAKFAYDIVKITIPNEESQENRDQEVQVLGDHEENPTDDIVEEPNSNQDLEKSPNSALRVQEAILKELSAAEEVHKVGCYDQEVEAMEAEPKDLGSHATQTLTFADSMGEVKDEQPPGWTTAASDMKFEYLLYGHREQLACTVCGKTFIDENRLRKHEKLHSAERPFICEICTKAFTTQAHLKEHLKIHTGFKPYRCDVCGKSFIRAPDLKKHERVHSNERPFGCQMCDKAFKHKSHLKDHERRHRGEKPFVCGACTKAFAKASDLKRHENNMHSERKQLPIGALQSETEQLQAAAMAAEADQQLESIACS from the coding sequence ATGTCAGAGACCATTAAGTATGTTGACGAAGAACACAAAACCATCTTTCTGAAGATACTTAACGAACAAAGACTGGAAGGTGAACACTGTGACATTGCTGTGGTTGTTGAAGACGTAAAATTCAGGGCACATCGTTGTGTTTTAGCAGCTTGCAGCAATTACTTCAAGAAACTTTTTAAGAAACACGAGGTAGACAATTCCTCTGTCATAGAGATCGATTTCATCCGCTCAGACATTTTTGAAGAGGTCCTGAACTACATGTACACAGCCAAGATATCTGTGAAGAAGAAAGATGTCAATTTGATGATGTCTTCAGGTCAGATTCTTGGCATCAGGTTTTTGGACAAGCTCTGCTCACAGAAACGTGATATGTCTCCACCCGAGGAGAAGACTGATAGCGTAAATGCAAAGTTTGCCTACGATATCGTGAAAATAACCATTCCAAACGAGGAATCTCAAGAGAATCGGGATCAGGAGGTGCAGGTACTTGGGGACCACGAGGAAAATCCGACGGATGACATTGTTGAGGAGCCAAACTCCAACCAAGACTTGGAGAAGTCTCCCAACAGTGCCTTGAGGGTGCAGGAAGCCATTCTGAAGGAGCTGAGTGCTGCTGAGGAGGTTCACAAAGTTGGCTGCTACGATCAGGAAGTAGAAGCCATGGAGGCTGAGCCGAAGGACTTGGGGTCACACGCCACCCAGACTCTGACATTTGCTGACAGCATGGGCGAAGTCAAAGACGAGCAACCACCGGGGTGGACCACTGCAGCCAGCGACATGAAATTTGAGTACTTGCTATACGGGCACCGAGAGCAGCTTGCTTGCACGGTGTGTGGCAAGACCTTCATCGATGAGAATCGTTTGCGGAAGCATGAGAAGCTCCACTCTGCTGAACGGCCCTTCATCTGCGAGATATGCACGAAGGCATTCACCACCCAAGCCCACCTCAAAGAGCACCTGAAGATCCACACAGGCTTCAAACCATACCGCTGCGACGTGTGCGGGAAGTCCTTCATCCGGGCACCGGACCTGAAGAAGCACGAGCGCGTCCACAGCAATGAGCGACCGTTTGGCTGCCAGATGTGCGACAAGGCCTTTAAGCACAAATCGCACCTGAAGGACCATGAACGGCGGCACCGGGGCGAGAAGCCCTTTGTGTGCGGTGCCTGCACGAAGGCCTTCGCCAAAGCCTCGGACCTGAAGAGGCATGAGAACAACATGCACAGTGAGCGGAAGCAGCTGCCCATCGGCGCTTTACAGAGCGAGACAGAGCAGCTCCAGGCTGCCGCTATGGCGGCTGAGGCCGATCAGCAGCTGGAATCCATCGCGTGTTCGTAG